A part of Homoserinibacter sp. YIM 151385 genomic DNA contains:
- a CDS encoding DNA repair helicase XPB → MNGPLIVQSDRTVLLEVAHPQAEEARHELAVFAELERAPEHVHTYRITRLGLWNARAAGHTAEQMLRTLDDYAKFPVPQTVSVDIEETVARYGRLVISREAGEGDEPGELLISSTDPAVLAEITRSSKLGPLLGIRRSSTEWTLQPWARGQVKQELLKLGWPAEDTAGYTPGTAHPIDLEEEGWSLRPYQQAAVENFFAHGSGVVVLPCGAGKTIVGAGAMAEASTNTLILVTNAVSARQWRAELLKRTTLTEDEIGEYSGQVKEIRPVTIATYQILTSRRKGEYTHLALLDALDWGLIVYDEVHLLPAPVFKLTADLQARRRLGLTATLVREDGRESDVFSLIGPKRFDAPWKEIEAQGYISPAACYEVRIDLPASERLEYAASADDERYRLAATAPAKLGVVRDLVSRHEGERILVIGQYLDQIEELAEALDAPQLTGATPVDERERLYQSFREGETKVLVVSKVANFSVDLPEATVAIQVSGSFGSRQEEAQRLGRLLRPKESGLPASFYTLVARDTVDQDFAQNRQRFLAEQGYAYTILDAHDLAA, encoded by the coding sequence GTGAACGGACCGCTGATCGTCCAGAGCGACCGCACCGTGCTGCTCGAGGTCGCGCACCCGCAGGCGGAGGAGGCGCGACACGAGCTCGCCGTCTTCGCCGAGCTCGAGCGGGCGCCCGAGCACGTGCACACCTACCGGATCACGCGCCTGGGGCTCTGGAACGCCCGCGCGGCCGGCCACACGGCCGAGCAGATGCTCCGCACGCTCGACGACTACGCGAAGTTCCCGGTCCCGCAGACGGTCTCGGTCGACATCGAGGAGACGGTGGCCCGCTACGGTCGCCTCGTCATCAGCCGCGAGGCGGGCGAGGGCGACGAGCCCGGCGAGCTGCTCATCAGCTCGACCGACCCGGCGGTGCTCGCCGAGATCACCCGCAGCTCGAAGCTGGGGCCGCTCCTCGGCATCCGCCGCTCCTCGACCGAGTGGACGCTGCAGCCGTGGGCGCGCGGCCAGGTCAAGCAGGAGCTCCTGAAGCTCGGCTGGCCCGCGGAGGACACGGCCGGCTACACGCCCGGCACCGCCCACCCGATCGACCTCGAGGAGGAGGGCTGGTCGCTGCGGCCGTACCAGCAGGCCGCGGTCGAGAACTTCTTCGCGCACGGCTCGGGCGTCGTCGTGCTCCCCTGCGGCGCGGGCAAGACGATCGTCGGCGCGGGCGCCATGGCCGAGGCCTCGACGAACACCCTCATCCTCGTGACGAACGCGGTGAGCGCGCGCCAGTGGCGGGCCGAGCTCCTCAAGCGCACGACGCTCACCGAGGATGAGATCGGCGAGTACTCGGGTCAGGTGAAGGAGATCAGGCCGGTCACGATCGCGACCTACCAGATCCTCACCTCGCGCCGGAAGGGCGAGTACACGCACCTCGCGCTGCTCGACGCCCTCGACTGGGGCCTCATCGTCTACGACGAGGTCCATCTGCTGCCGGCGCCCGTCTTCAAGCTGACGGCCGACCTCCAGGCCCGCCGCCGGCTCGGCCTCACGGCGACGCTCGTGCGCGAGGACGGCCGCGAGTCGGACGTCTTCTCCCTGATCGGCCCGAAGCGCTTCGATGCGCCGTGGAAGGAGATCGAGGCGCAGGGCTACATCTCGCCCGCCGCCTGCTACGAGGTGCGGATCGACCTGCCCGCGAGCGAGCGGCTCGAGTACGCGGCGAGCGCCGACGACGAGCGCTACCGCCTCGCCGCGACCGCGCCCGCGAAGCTCGGCGTCGTGCGGGATCTCGTCTCCAGGCACGAGGGCGAGCGCATCCTCGTGATCGGCCAGTACCTCGACCAGATCGAGGAGCTGGCCGAGGCCCTGGATGCGCCCCAGCTGACCGGCGCGACGCCGGTCGACGAGCGCGAGCGGCTGTACCAGTCGTTCCGCGAGGGCGAGACGAAGGTGCTCGTCGTCTCCAAGGTGGCGAACTTCTCGGTCGACCTGCCGGAGGCGACGGTCGCCATCCAGGTCTCGGGCTCCTTCGGCTCCCGGCAGGAGGAGGCGCAGCGTCTCGGGCGCCTGCTCCGCCCGAAGGAGTCGGGGCTCCCGGCGAGCTTCTACACGCTCGTGGCGCGCGACACCGTCGACCAGGACTTCGCGCAGAACCGTCAGCGCTTCCTCGCCGAGCAGGGCTACGCCTACACGATCCTCGACGCGCACGACCTCGCCGCCTGA
- a CDS encoding helicase-associated domain-containing protein — translation MPSGSSSALALAARLRALDDDALRALIESRRLRSAGIRDWFDLAEALLERAGVQSALERLDRRTLAVLGAAAEHSSGRGGAATARELAERVGSDDLAAVRAAARVAVDAALLGEESGRFAPWDAVIEQLAAWPSFGLPALDELLWRPPPAMLDAVAEPDERAERGAGERAFHTASAATDLVLELRREPGRRLAKGGLALPDARRIAAAAAIEADDVPVLLELAARAGIASGAPEAWVAGAEADAWLDGDAVARWARLAEAWLERLPDDVRELLSARRHSRWGDTLREWIDWSYPAGGAWMQERVETATREAELLGLVAEGLPSGVARVLLEEGAAAAGEAIRPRFPAEVDRVYLQHDLTVISPGPLQARLDARLRQIADAEGRGLASSYRVTAASLSRALAEGWTAEGIRAFMEELSLTGVPQPLDYLLRDTAGRFGSLRVSALPLDSAEREGGMRTAVRAEEPALIDQLAVDQALGPIGLRRTGPHRLLSRVDPAVVFWSLVDARYPAIAEDEEGRIVQLRRDRRRAEEPAPAPSAAEVLVARLRESTGAESGDQTSGEAWIARQLELAAKSRTIVAVTVRMPDGGEVELRLEPSSVAGGRLRGRDARADLERTLPLSSITAVATLD, via the coding sequence ATGCCGAGCGGTAGCAGCTCGGCGCTCGCGCTCGCGGCCCGGCTGCGCGCGCTCGACGACGACGCCCTCCGCGCGCTCATCGAGTCGCGGCGGCTGCGCTCGGCCGGCATCCGCGACTGGTTCGACCTCGCGGAGGCGCTGCTCGAGCGCGCGGGCGTGCAGTCGGCGCTCGAGCGCCTCGATCGCCGCACGCTCGCGGTGCTCGGGGCCGCGGCCGAGCACTCCTCGGGCCGCGGCGGCGCGGCGACCGCCCGCGAGCTCGCCGAGCGCGTCGGCAGCGACGACCTCGCCGCGGTGCGCGCGGCGGCGCGGGTCGCGGTGGATGCCGCCCTCCTCGGCGAGGAGTCGGGCCGCTTCGCCCCGTGGGATGCGGTGATCGAGCAGCTCGCCGCCTGGCCCTCCTTCGGCCTCCCCGCCCTCGACGAGCTGCTCTGGCGCCCGCCGCCGGCGATGCTCGACGCGGTCGCGGAGCCCGACGAGCGCGCCGAGCGCGGTGCCGGCGAGCGGGCCTTCCACACGGCGAGCGCCGCGACGGATCTCGTGCTCGAGCTGCGCCGTGAGCCCGGCCGCCGCCTCGCGAAGGGCGGGCTCGCCCTCCCGGATGCCCGCCGCATCGCCGCGGCCGCCGCGATCGAGGCGGACGACGTGCCGGTCCTGCTCGAGCTCGCGGCGCGTGCGGGTATCGCGAGCGGCGCCCCCGAGGCCTGGGTCGCGGGCGCCGAGGCGGACGCCTGGCTCGACGGGGACGCCGTGGCCCGCTGGGCGAGGCTGGCCGAGGCCTGGCTCGAGCGCCTCCCCGACGACGTGCGCGAGCTCCTCTCCGCGCGCCGCCACAGCCGCTGGGGCGACACGCTCCGCGAGTGGATCGACTGGTCCTACCCGGCGGGCGGCGCGTGGATGCAGGAGCGCGTCGAGACGGCGACGCGCGAGGCCGAGCTGCTGGGCCTCGTCGCCGAGGGGCTGCCCTCCGGGGTGGCGCGCGTGCTGCTCGAGGAGGGCGCGGCGGCGGCCGGCGAGGCGATCCGCCCGCGCTTCCCCGCCGAGGTCGACCGGGTCTACCTCCAGCACGACCTCACCGTGATCTCCCCCGGCCCCCTCCAGGCGCGGCTGGATGCGCGGCTCCGCCAGATCGCGGACGCCGAGGGGCGGGGCCTCGCCTCGAGCTACCGCGTCACCGCCGCGAGCCTCTCGCGCGCGCTCGCCGAGGGCTGGACGGCAGAGGGCATCCGCGCCTTCATGGAGGAGCTCTCGCTCACGGGCGTCCCGCAGCCGCTCGACTACCTGCTGCGCGACACCGCCGGGCGCTTCGGCAGCCTCCGGGTCAGCGCGCTCCCCCTCGACTCGGCCGAGCGGGAGGGCGGGATGCGGACGGCCGTCCGCGCCGAGGAGCCGGCGCTCATCGACCAGCTCGCGGTCGACCAGGCGCTCGGGCCGATCGGGCTGCGCCGGACGGGACCGCACCGGCTGCTGAGCCGCGTCGATCCCGCCGTCGTGTTCTGGAGCCTCGTGGATGCGCGCTACCCGGCGATCGCGGAGGACGAGGAGGGCCGCATCGTGCAGCTGCGCCGCGACCGCCGCCGCGCGGAGGAGCCGGCGCCGGCGCCCTCGGCCGCGGAGGTCCTCGTCGCGCGGCTGCGCGAGTCGACGGGCGCCGAGTCGGGCGATCAGACGAGCGGCGAGGCCTGGATCGCGCGGCAGCTGGAGCTCGCGGCGAAGAGCCGCACGATCGTCGCGGTGACGGTGCGGATGCCGGACGGCGGCGAGGTGGAGCTGCGGCTCGAGCCGTCGAGCGTCGCGGGCGGGCGCCTGCGCGGCCGGGATGCGCGCGCGGACCTCGAGCGGACCCTGCCGCTCTCCTCGATCACCGCGGTCGCCACGCTCGACTGA
- a CDS encoding cold-shock protein, with the protein MPTGKVKFYDEEKGFGFIASDDGSEVFLHASALPAGATVRSGSRLEFGIADGKRGAQALSVRVLDAPTPLSKINRRSADDMAVVIEDLVKLLDGIGSGLRRGRYPDRAHGAKIAAVLRRVADDLDA; encoded by the coding sequence ATGCCGACCGGCAAGGTCAAGTTCTACGACGAGGAGAAGGGCTTCGGCTTCATCGCCTCCGACGACGGCTCGGAGGTCTTCCTCCACGCCTCGGCGCTCCCCGCCGGCGCCACCGTGCGCAGCGGCAGCCGCCTCGAGTTCGGCATCGCCGACGGCAAGCGCGGCGCGCAGGCGCTCTCCGTGCGCGTGCTCGACGCCCCGACCCCGCTCTCGAAGATCAACCGCCGCAGCGCCGACGACATGGCCGTCGTCATCGAGGACCTCGTGAAGCTCCTCGACGGGATCGGCTCCGGCCTCCGCCGCGGACGCTACCCCGACCGCGCGCACGGCGCGAAGATCGCGGCCGTGCTGCGGCGCGTCGCCGACGACCTCGATGCCTGA
- a CDS encoding DUF3027 domain-containing protein, with product MPEPVSDAGSREDVARAALLEITPASTIGDFLGEEREDERVLTLRFASTMLGYPGWRWTVSVAELSGEAPTVLEAELVPGDGALLAPDWVPWSERLEEYRAAQAAAAEGDEDADDDGESDDEAPDEDDDADDTDSDDDDSDDEDGELHDHGDDVYDGIDIEHADEDADDAAAEADDESAR from the coding sequence ATGCCTGAGCCCGTGTCCGACGCCGGATCGCGGGAGGACGTCGCCCGCGCGGCGCTGCTCGAGATCACGCCCGCGTCGACCATCGGCGACTTCCTCGGCGAGGAGCGCGAGGACGAGCGCGTGCTCACCCTGCGCTTCGCGTCGACCATGCTCGGCTACCCGGGCTGGCGCTGGACGGTCAGCGTCGCGGAGCTCTCGGGCGAGGCGCCCACCGTGCTCGAGGCCGAGCTCGTCCCCGGCGACGGCGCGCTGCTCGCGCCCGACTGGGTGCCGTGGTCGGAGCGCCTCGAGGAGTACCGTGCGGCGCAGGCCGCGGCGGCGGAGGGCGATGAGGATGCGGACGACGACGGCGAATCGGACGACGAGGCCCCGGACGAGGACGACGACGCGGACGATACGGACTCGGATGACGACGACTCGGACGACGAAGACGGCGAGCTCCACGATCACGGCGACGACGTCTACGACGGCATCGACATCGAGCACGCCGACGAGGACGCGGACGACGCCGCGGCGGAGGCGGACGACGAGTCCGCCCGCTGA
- a CDS encoding DUF2530 domain-containing protein: MRLWVKESERRPSPAPVKTDDRKVLLVGIALWIAALAVMLVLLTPILEAGQIWMLWTCVAGLALGVVGLLSLLLRTSKD, encoded by the coding sequence ATGCGCCTGTGGGTCAAGGAGTCCGAGCGCCGGCCGAGCCCGGCGCCCGTGAAGACGGACGACCGCAAGGTGCTGCTCGTCGGCATCGCGCTGTGGATCGCGGCGCTCGCGGTCATGCTCGTGCTGCTCACCCCGATCCTGGAGGCCGGGCAGATCTGGATGCTGTGGACCTGCGTCGCGGGCCTCGCACTCGGCGTGGTCGGCCTGCTCTCGCTGCTGCTCCGGACCTCGAAGGACTGA
- the serC gene encoding phosphoserine transaminase — protein MPIEIPGDLLPADGRFGCGPSKVRPEQLDHLVANAAILGTSHRQAPVKDLVGRVRAGVAELFRAPDGYEVLLGNGGSTAFWDAAAFSLIERRSAHLSFGEFGSKFVKSASAPFLETPWVAEAPGGQRSVFESDIDADVFAYPHNETSTGVMAPVVRGAGAVEGALTVVDATSAAGGIAVDLAETDVYYFAPQKNLASDGGLWFAVVSPTAIERIERIAASGRWIPEFLSLKNAVDNSRLNQTLNTPALASLLLMEGQLDWLNEHGGLAFADARTRESSGLLYDWAERTASTSPFVADPADRSQVVATIDFDDTVDAAALAKELRANGVVDTEPYRKLGRNQLRVATFAAIEPDDVRRLIASIEHVLEASA, from the coding sequence ATGCCGATCGAGATCCCCGGTGACCTCCTGCCCGCCGACGGCCGCTTCGGCTGCGGACCGTCCAAGGTCCGCCCCGAGCAGCTCGACCATCTCGTCGCGAACGCGGCGATCCTCGGCACCTCGCACCGCCAGGCGCCCGTGAAGGACCTCGTCGGCCGCGTGCGCGCCGGCGTCGCCGAGCTCTTCCGGGCTCCGGACGGCTACGAGGTGCTCCTCGGCAACGGCGGCTCGACCGCCTTCTGGGATGCCGCGGCCTTCTCGCTCATCGAGCGCCGCAGCGCGCACCTCTCCTTCGGCGAGTTCGGCTCCAAGTTCGTGAAGTCGGCCTCCGCGCCCTTCCTCGAGACCCCCTGGGTCGCGGAGGCGCCGGGCGGGCAGCGCAGCGTCTTCGAGTCGGACATCGACGCCGACGTCTTCGCCTACCCGCACAACGAGACCTCGACGGGCGTCATGGCGCCGGTGGTCCGCGGCGCGGGCGCCGTCGAGGGCGCGCTCACGGTCGTGGATGCGACGAGCGCGGCCGGCGGGATCGCCGTCGACCTCGCGGAGACGGACGTCTACTACTTCGCCCCCCAGAAGAACCTCGCGAGCGACGGCGGGCTCTGGTTCGCGGTCGTCTCGCCCACGGCGATCGAGCGGATCGAGCGGATCGCCGCATCCGGCCGCTGGATCCCGGAGTTCCTGAGCCTGAAGAACGCGGTCGACAACTCGCGCCTCAACCAGACGCTCAACACCCCGGCGCTCGCCTCCCTCCTCCTCATGGAGGGCCAGCTCGACTGGCTGAACGAGCACGGCGGCCTCGCCTTCGCCGACGCCCGCACGCGCGAGTCCTCCGGCCTCCTCTACGACTGGGCCGAGCGCACCGCCTCCACGAGCCCCTTCGTGGCGGATCCGGCCGACCGCTCGCAGGTCGTCGCGACGATCGACTTCGACGACACGGTGGATGCGGCGGCGCTCGCGAAGGAGCTCCGCGCGAACGGCGTGGTCGACACCGAGCCGTACCGCAAGCTCGGCCGCAACCAGCTCCGCGTCGCGACCTTCGCGGCGATCGAGCCCGACGACGTGCGCCGCCTGATCGCCTCGATCGAGCACGTCCTCGAGGCGAGCGCCTAG
- a CDS encoding metal-dependent transcriptional regulator: protein MSDLVDTTEMYLRTILDLEEEHIVPLRARISERLGHSGPTVSQTIGRMERDGLVTVEGDRHLELTPEGRSRALHVMRKHRLAERLLADVIGLDWAYVHDEACRWEHVMSEQVERRLLEILDHPTESPYGNPIPALDELGDAPAGRFMDGVVSIVDRVRGEAGVVSGTVRRLGEPVQFEPELLQQLQAAGVVPGATVELGSEGSYVVVRVDGEGLELPAEVAQHIYVSA from the coding sequence ATGTCCGATCTCGTCGACACGACGGAGATGTATCTCCGCACGATCCTCGACCTCGAGGAAGAGCACATCGTGCCGCTCCGCGCCCGCATCTCGGAGCGCCTCGGCCACTCCGGCCCCACCGTCTCGCAGACGATCGGCCGCATGGAGCGCGACGGCCTCGTCACCGTCGAGGGCGACCGCCACCTCGAGCTCACCCCCGAGGGCCGCTCGCGCGCCCTCCACGTCATGCGCAAGCACCGCCTCGCGGAGCGCCTCCTCGCCGACGTCATCGGCCTCGACTGGGCGTACGTCCACGACGAGGCGTGCCGCTGGGAGCACGTCATGAGCGAGCAGGTCGAGCGCCGCCTCCTCGAGATCCTCGACCACCCCACGGAGTCGCCCTACGGCAACCCCATCCCCGCGCTGGACGAGCTGGGGGATGCGCCGGCCGGCCGCTTCATGGACGGCGTCGTCAGCATCGTCGACCGCGTCAGGGGGGAGGCCGGGGTCGTCTCCGGCACCGTGCGCCGCCTGGGCGAGCCCGTGCAGTTCGAGCCGGAGCTGCTGCAGCAGCTGCAGGCCGCGGGCGTCGTGCCCGGCGCGACCGTCGAGCTCGGCTCGGAGGGCTCGTACGTCGTGGTCCGCGTCGACGGCGAGGGCCTCGAGCTGCCGGCCGAGGTCGCGCAGCACATCTACGTCTCCGCGTAG
- a CDS encoding HNH endonuclease: MRTLVLNAGYEPLAVISFKRALVLVMTGKATILERDDEHPVLAAHAAWDRPSVILLTRYVRLPRGRAVPVSRRGVLRRDAQRCGYCGSAASTIDHIQPRSRGGQDTWENLVACCLRCNNVKGDRTPQEMGWTLRVPPRPPRGTMWLVRGVERPTPEWDTYLAPAA; encoded by the coding sequence ATGCGCACCCTGGTACTGAACGCCGGCTACGAGCCGCTCGCGGTCATCAGCTTCAAGCGAGCCCTCGTGCTCGTCATGACCGGCAAGGCGACGATCCTGGAGCGGGACGACGAGCATCCCGTGCTCGCCGCCCACGCCGCGTGGGATCGCCCGAGCGTGATCCTGCTGACCCGCTACGTGCGATTGCCGAGGGGGCGCGCCGTGCCCGTCTCACGTCGCGGGGTGCTGCGGCGGGATGCGCAGCGCTGCGGGTACTGCGGCTCGGCGGCGTCGACGATCGACCACATCCAGCCGCGCTCGCGGGGCGGACAGGACACCTGGGAGAACCTCGTCGCCTGCTGCCTGCGCTGCAACAACGTGAAGGGCGACCGCACGCCGCAGGAGATGGGGTGGACGCTGCGGGTGCCGCCGCGTCCGCCGCGCGGGACGATGTGGCTGGTGCGCGGGGTGGAGCGGCCGACGCCGGAGTGGGACACGTATCTGGCGCCGGCGGCGTAG
- a CDS encoding CHAP domain-containing protein, whose protein sequence is MRASAASAPSAAEPTAASAAPLAPAVPVAPSAALHVAGVTAHEIEEELAAGGRGRAKRQSRAKRERRSAVAGAAAPSARVRSRGGIRQRLTAGGVMLLVGGLFASLALPAYAERDADAETAQRVGTAAVQGLEVDAEVATAKITRDGYKTKSAADMRQVYSTAARDQNLAAYAASGARAMGDDYPWPGELTSGQGGGLSPLRYYYRECVDFVAWRLNRDAGVTKAPWKWDWSTLTPGGGNASAWASAWQSKGWPTGKEPRVGAVAWFNYNHVAYVSGITGDGQVMLEEYNWQQSHAYHQRVVSPSEVPLYLYAPPG, encoded by the coding sequence ATGCGCGCCTCCGCCGCGTCGGCGCCGAGCGCCGCCGAGCCGACCGCCGCCTCCGCCGCGCCGCTGGCTCCCGCCGTCCCCGTCGCGCCGAGCGCCGCCCTCCATGTGGCCGGTGTGACCGCGCACGAGATCGAGGAGGAGCTCGCCGCTGGCGGCCGAGGTCGCGCGAAGCGTCAGAGCCGTGCCAAGCGCGAGCGCCGCAGCGCCGTCGCCGGAGCCGCCGCGCCGTCCGCTCGTGTCCGCTCGCGCGGCGGCATCCGCCAGCGCCTCACCGCGGGCGGCGTCATGCTGCTCGTCGGGGGCCTCTTCGCCTCGCTCGCCCTCCCCGCCTACGCGGAGCGCGACGCCGACGCCGAGACCGCCCAGCGCGTCGGCACGGCCGCCGTGCAGGGCCTCGAGGTGGATGCCGAGGTCGCGACCGCGAAGATCACCCGCGACGGCTACAAGACCAAGTCGGCCGCCGACATGCGCCAGGTCTACTCGACGGCCGCCCGCGACCAGAACCTCGCCGCCTACGCGGCCTCCGGCGCCCGCGCGATGGGCGACGACTACCCCTGGCCGGGCGAGCTCACGAGCGGCCAGGGCGGCGGGCTCTCGCCGCTGCGCTACTACTACCGCGAGTGCGTCGACTTCGTCGCCTGGCGCCTCAACCGCGACGCCGGCGTGACCAAGGCTCCCTGGAAGTGGGACTGGTCGACGCTCACCCCCGGCGGCGGCAACGCGAGCGCCTGGGCCTCCGCCTGGCAGTCGAAGGGCTGGCCCACCGGCAAGGAGCCCCGCGTCGGCGCCGTCGCCTGGTTCAACTACAACCACGTCGCCTACGTCTCCGGCATCACCGGCGACGGCCAGGTCATGCTCGAGGAGTACAACTGGCAGCAGTCGCACGCGTACCACCAGCGCGTGGTCTCGCCGAGCGAGGTGCCGCTGTACCTGTACGCGCCACCGGGCTAG
- a CDS encoding nucleotide pyrophosphohydrolase: protein MADESVRDALAEFVAERDWAQFHTPENLAKSISIEAAELLECFQWGAAPDDSAVRDELADVLTYCLLLADRLGVDPDRIVLEKLEATRAKYPVEKARGSSAKYDRL from the coding sequence ATGGCAGACGAGTCGGTCCGGGACGCGCTCGCGGAGTTCGTCGCCGAGCGTGACTGGGCCCAGTTCCACACTCCGGAGAACCTCGCCAAGAGCATCTCGATCGAGGCTGCAGAGTTGCTCGAGTGCTTCCAGTGGGGTGCCGCGCCGGACGACAGCGCGGTCCGAGACGAGCTCGCCGACGTGCTGACGTACTGTCTCCTCCTCGCCGACCGGCTCGGCGTCGATCCGGATCGCATCGTGCTCGAGAAGCTCGAGGCCACGCGGGCGAAGTACCCCGTCGAGAAGGCGCGCGGAAGCAGCGCGAAGTATGACCGGCTTTGA
- a CDS encoding DNA/RNA helicase domain-containing protein produces MTGFEVQRLPFEADAVKVWAAGDRRRVNWPVVYVLDGERPARAGELTDIYVGESLNAAGRMRQHLDSPSKQTLTTMRVILDDRFNKSVCLDLESFLIRMLSGDGAFRVLNRNDGITDSDYYDRETYRQTFLDVFEELRHDGIFTRSVPEIENSDLFKLSPFKALTQDQAIAVEDIVEGVIDDLRDGGSTTMVVQGEPGTGKTVIAIYLLKMLADIAAMREGDEPDADSLFSEFFVSENRDLLAGARVGIVVPQQSLRDSIKKVFRRTPGLSATMVLTPFQVGESPEEFDLLIVDEAHRLNQRANQASGVQNRKFRDINVALFGEDDTSKTQLDWIVAKSRHQILMLDAAQSVRPADLPLEQIQAIVDRARSEHRHYPLVSQLRVNAGPGYIGFVRALLGDPVSAERREAPDLSDYEFALFDDLGEMQDAIRERDARFGLARLVAGYAWPWLTKLDKSAFDIEVDGVSLRWNSTQTDWIASKGSLDEVGSIHTVQGYDLNYAGVIIGRDLRYDRVAGRLFIDRDSYFDKKGKENNPVLGRTYSDDDLLRYITNIYAVLLTRGIRGTFVYACDPGLREYLRERMPRASSVPP; encoded by the coding sequence ATGACCGGCTTTGAGGTGCAGCGGCTTCCGTTTGAAGCCGACGCAGTCAAGGTGTGGGCGGCCGGGGATCGTCGCCGAGTCAACTGGCCGGTGGTCTACGTGCTCGACGGCGAGCGCCCGGCTCGGGCCGGGGAGCTGACGGACATCTACGTCGGAGAGTCGCTCAATGCCGCCGGCCGCATGCGTCAGCATCTCGATTCCCCGTCGAAGCAGACCCTCACCACGATGCGCGTGATCCTGGATGACCGCTTCAACAAGTCCGTCTGCCTGGACCTCGAGTCCTTCCTGATCCGGATGCTGTCGGGAGACGGTGCGTTCCGGGTCCTCAACCGGAACGACGGGATCACCGACTCCGACTACTACGATCGGGAGACCTACCGTCAGACGTTCCTCGACGTGTTCGAGGAGTTGAGGCACGACGGGATCTTCACCCGCTCCGTTCCGGAGATCGAGAACAGCGATCTCTTCAAGCTGTCGCCGTTCAAGGCGCTGACACAGGACCAGGCGATCGCGGTCGAGGACATCGTCGAGGGGGTGATCGACGACCTCCGGGATGGCGGCTCGACCACGATGGTCGTGCAGGGCGAGCCGGGCACCGGCAAGACGGTGATCGCCATCTACCTGCTCAAGATGCTCGCAGACATCGCCGCGATGCGAGAGGGCGATGAGCCCGACGCGGACTCCCTGTTCTCGGAGTTCTTCGTCAGCGAGAACCGAGACCTGCTCGCGGGCGCCCGAGTCGGAATCGTCGTGCCCCAGCAGTCCCTTCGCGACTCGATCAAGAAGGTCTTCCGCCGGACCCCGGGGCTGTCGGCGACGATGGTGCTCACGCCGTTCCAGGTCGGGGAATCGCCGGAAGAGTTCGACCTCCTGATCGTCGACGAGGCGCACCGGCTGAACCAGCGCGCCAATCAGGCGTCCGGCGTCCAGAATCGGAAGTTCCGGGACATCAACGTCGCGCTCTTCGGCGAGGATGACACGTCGAAGACCCAGCTCGACTGGATCGTGGCGAAGAGCCGACACCAGATCCTCATGCTCGATGCCGCGCAGAGCGTGCGACCCGCTGATCTCCCGCTCGAGCAGATCCAGGCCATCGTGGATCGGGCGCGAAGTGAGCACCGTCACTACCCCCTCGTATCGCAGCTGCGGGTCAACGCCGGTCCCGGATACATCGGCTTCGTGCGTGCTCTGCTCGGCGACCCCGTCTCCGCCGAGCGGCGGGAGGCTCCCGACTTGAGCGACTACGAGTTCGCGCTCTTCGACGACCTCGGCGAGATGCAGGATGCGATCCGCGAACGAGACGCGCGATTCGGGCTCGCTCGCCTCGTCGCCGGCTATGCGTGGCCATGGCTCACGAAGCTCGACAAGAGCGCCTTCGACATCGAGGTCGACGGGGTCAGCCTGCGCTGGAACAGCACGCAGACGGACTGGATCGCCTCGAAGGGCTCACTCGACGAGGTCGGCTCGATCCACACGGTCCAGGGCTATGACCTCAACTACGCGGGGGTCATCATCGGCCGCGATCTGCGATACGACCGGGTCGCGGGACGGCTGTTCATCGATCGCGACTCCTACTTCGACAAGAAGGGCAAGGAGAACAACCCGGTCCTCGGACGGACCTACAGCGACGACGACCTGCTCCGCTACATCACCAACATCTACGCGGTGCTGCTGACGCGAGGCATCCGAGGCACCTTCGTCTACGCCTGCGATCCTGGGCTGCGCGAGTACCTGCGCGAGCGGATGCCACGGGCCTCGTCCGTACCACCGTAG